The following are encoded together in the Salmonella enterica subsp. enterica serovar Choleraesuis genome:
- a CDS encoding membrane protein codes for MMKRSLALTSLLLSVGLINASAQSAEFAYADCATGFNEIGRLALDDISGSPQDVERIIAYKASECGASYYRIIEMTENDSSYNWYAQAILYA; via the coding sequence ATGATGAAACGATCGCTCGCTTTAACTTCACTGCTACTCTCGGTAGGTCTTATCAATGCCTCAGCGCAATCCGCCGAGTTTGCCTATGCCGATTGTGCGACCGGGTTTAATGAGATTGGTCGGCTGGCGCTGGATGATATCAGCGGAAGCCCGCAGGATGTTGAGCGTATTATCGCTTATAAAGCCAGCGAGTGCGGGGCCAGCTACTATCGTATCATTGAAATGACTGAAAACGACAGCAGCTATAACTGGTACGCTCAGGCCATCCTTTACGCCTGA
- a CDS encoding protease modulator HflK: MAWNQPGNNGQDRDPWGSSKPGGNSGGNDNNKGGRDQGPPDLDDIFRKLSKKLGGFGGGKGNSGNGGGSQNPMPHLGGRIVGIAAAAVVVIWAASGFYTIKEAERGAVTRFGKFSHLVEPGLNWKPTFIDEVTPVNVESVRELAASGVMLTSDENVVRVEMNVQYRITDPQRYLFSVTSPDDSLRQATDSALRGVIGKYTMDKILTEGRTIIRSDTQRELEETIKPYNMGITLLDVNFQAARPPEEVKSAFDDAIAARENEQQYIREAEAYTNEVQPRANGQAQRILEEARAYKTQTVLEAQGEVARFAKILPEYKAAPEITRERLYIETMEKVLSHTRKVLVNDKGSNLMVLPLDQMLKGAAGAPAKSVSRDDDILRLPPAASSNSGTSASKNSSSATDGDIMDQRRANAQRNDYQRQGSE, translated from the coding sequence ATGGCGTGGAATCAGCCCGGTAACAACGGACAGGACCGCGACCCGTGGGGAAGCAGCAAGCCTGGCGGCAACTCTGGGGGGAATGACAATAATAAGGGAGGGCGCGATCAGGGGCCTCCCGATCTGGATGATATTTTCCGCAAACTAAGTAAAAAACTGGGCGGATTCGGCGGTGGTAAAGGCAATAGCGGCAATGGCGGTGGCAGCCAGAACCCAATGCCCCATCTCGGCGGGCGCATTGTCGGGATTGCAGCGGCGGCTGTAGTCGTTATTTGGGCTGCCAGCGGCTTCTATACCATTAAAGAAGCAGAGCGCGGCGCAGTGACTCGCTTTGGTAAGTTCAGCCATCTGGTAGAGCCGGGCCTGAACTGGAAACCTACCTTTATTGATGAAGTTACTCCGGTCAACGTGGAATCGGTGCGTGAGCTTGCGGCCTCTGGCGTAATGCTGACCTCTGATGAAAACGTGGTGCGCGTTGAAATGAACGTGCAATACCGGATTACCGATCCTCAGCGCTATCTGTTTAGCGTGACCAGCCCTGACGACAGCCTGCGTCAGGCGACCGACAGCGCCCTGCGTGGTGTTATCGGTAAATACACGATGGATAAAATCCTGACTGAAGGCCGTACCATTATTCGTAGTGATACCCAGCGTGAGCTTGAGGAAACTATCAAGCCATACAACATGGGGATTACGCTGCTGGACGTGAACTTCCAGGCCGCTCGTCCGCCGGAAGAGGTTAAGTCAGCATTCGATGATGCCATCGCTGCGCGTGAAAACGAACAGCAATACATCCGTGAAGCTGAAGCTTATACCAACGAAGTTCAGCCGCGCGCTAACGGTCAGGCTCAGCGTATTCTGGAAGAAGCTCGCGCCTATAAGACTCAGACCGTTCTGGAAGCGCAGGGTGAGGTTGCTCGCTTCGCGAAAATCCTGCCGGAATATAAAGCCGCGCCGGAAATTACCCGCGAACGTCTGTACATCGAAACCATGGAAAAAGTCCTCAGCCACACCCGCAAAGTGCTGGTTAACGACAAGGGTAGCAACCTGATGGTTCTGCCGCTGGATCAGATGCTGAAAGGAGCAGCCGGTGCACCGGCAAAGTCGGTCAGCCGCGATGACGATATTTTGCGTCTGCCGCCGGCGGCATCTTCAAATTCCGGTACCAGCGCCAGCAAGAACAGTTCATCGGCTACCGATGGCGATATCATGGACCAGCGTCGCGCTAACGCGCAGCGCAACGACTACCAGCGTCAGGGGAGCGAATAA
- the rnr gene encoding ribonuclease R yields MSQDPFQEREAEKYANPIPSREYILEHLTKREKPASREELAVELNIEGEEQLEGLRRRLRAMERDGQLVFTRRQCYALPERLDLVKGTVIGHRDGYGFLRVEGRKDDLYLSSEEMKRCIHGDQVLVQPLGNDRKGRREARIVRVLVPKNSQIVGRYFTEAGVGFVVPDDSRLSFDILIPPEEVQGARMGFVVVVELTQRPTRRTKAIGKIVEVLGDNMGTGMAVDMALRTHEIPYVWPEAVEKQISSLKETVPEEAKIGRVDLRDLPLVTIDGEDARDFDDAVFCEKKRGGGWRLWVAIADVSYYVRPGTPLDDEAHKRGTSVYFPSQVIPMLPEVLSNGLCSLNPQVDRLCMVCEMTISKRGMLSSYTFYEAVMSSHARLTYTKVWNILQGDQDLRAQYQPLVPHLEELHNLYKVLDEARGQRGGISFESEEAKFIFNAERRIERIELSERNDAHKLIEECMILANVSAARLMEKYKEPALFRVHDRPTTEAITSFRSVLAELGLELPGGNKPQPGDYAELLDSIADRPDHEMLQTMLLRSMKQAIYDPENRGHFGLALPSYGHFTSPIRRYPDLSLHRGIKYLLAKQEGIEDLGRSSGAWHYSMEEMLQLGQHCSMTERRADEATREVADWLKCDFMLDQVGQVFNGVISSVTGFGFFVRLNELFIDGLVHVSSLDNDYYRFDQVGQRLIGESGGNTYRLGDKVEVKVEAVNMDERKIDFSLISSERGPRNVGKTARERSKKGSSETGKKRRQAGKRVNFEPDSAFRTPKDGEAGAKKGGAKKSPTRSRRSSSGTRAKRSKKETG; encoded by the coding sequence ATGTCACAAGATCCATTCCAGGAACGCGAAGCCGAGAAATACGCGAATCCTATCCCTAGCCGGGAATATATTCTCGAACACCTGACTAAACGTGAAAAACCGGCCAGCCGCGAAGAGCTGGCTGTTGAACTGAATATTGAAGGTGAAGAGCAGCTTGAAGGGCTGCGCCGCCGCCTGCGCGCCATGGAGCGTGACGGGCAGTTAGTATTTACCCGCCGTCAGTGCTATGCGCTGCCGGAACGCCTTGACCTGGTCAAAGGTACCGTTATTGGCCATCGCGATGGCTATGGGTTCCTGCGGGTTGAAGGCCGTAAAGATGATTTGTATCTGTCATCTGAAGAGATGAAGCGCTGCATCCACGGCGACCAGGTTCTGGTTCAGCCGCTGGGTAATGATCGTAAAGGACGTCGTGAAGCGCGTATCGTGCGCGTGCTGGTGCCAAAAAACAGCCAGATAGTTGGCCGCTACTTTACCGAAGCGGGCGTTGGCTTTGTGGTACCTGACGACAGCCGCCTGAGCTTTGACATCCTGATTCCGCCGGAAGAGGTTCAGGGTGCGCGTATGGGGTTTGTGGTGGTGGTCGAACTGACCCAGCGCCCAACCCGCCGCACTAAAGCTATCGGTAAGATTGTTGAAGTTCTGGGTGACAACATGGGCACCGGCATGGCCGTGGATATGGCCCTGCGCACTCACGAAATTCCTTATGTCTGGCCAGAAGCGGTAGAGAAACAGATCTCATCACTGAAAGAAACGGTGCCGGAAGAGGCCAAAATTGGCCGCGTCGATCTGCGCGATCTCCCGCTGGTCACTATTGATGGCGAAGACGCTCGTGACTTCGATGACGCCGTATTCTGTGAGAAGAAACGCGGCGGCGGCTGGCGCCTGTGGGTTGCCATTGCCGACGTCAGCTATTACGTGCGCCCAGGCACCCCGCTGGATGACGAAGCCCACAAGCGCGGTACTTCGGTTTACTTCCCATCGCAGGTTATTCCTATGCTGCCGGAGGTATTATCCAACGGCCTGTGCTCGCTGAACCCTCAGGTTGACCGCCTGTGTATGGTTTGCGAAATGACTATTTCTAAGCGTGGGATGCTTTCATCCTACACTTTCTATGAAGCAGTCATGAGCTCTCACGCTCGCCTGACTTACACCAAGGTGTGGAATATTTTGCAGGGCGACCAGGATTTACGCGCTCAGTACCAGCCGCTGGTACCGCATCTGGAAGAGCTGCATAACCTCTACAAAGTGCTGGATGAAGCGCGCGGTCAGCGCGGCGGCATCTCATTTGAGAGCGAAGAAGCGAAGTTTATCTTTAACGCTGAGCGCCGCATTGAACGCATCGAGCTTTCCGAGCGTAACGACGCTCACAAGCTGATTGAAGAGTGCATGATCCTGGCGAACGTCTCCGCAGCGCGTCTGATGGAGAAATACAAAGAACCAGCGCTGTTCCGTGTACACGACCGTCCGACCACAGAGGCCATCACCTCTTTCCGTTCGGTACTGGCTGAGCTTGGCCTGGAATTGCCGGGCGGTAATAAACCGCAGCCGGGCGACTATGCCGAGCTGCTGGACAGCATTGCCGACCGTCCTGACCACGAAATGTTGCAGACCATGCTGCTGCGCTCAATGAAGCAGGCGATTTACGATCCGGAAAACCGCGGTCACTTTGGCCTGGCACTGCCTTCTTACGGGCACTTCACCTCGCCAATCCGCCGCTATCCTGATCTCTCTTTGCATCGCGGTATTAAATACCTGCTGGCGAAGCAAGAAGGCATTGAAGATCTGGGACGTTCAAGCGGTGCCTGGCATTATTCGATGGAAGAGATGTTGCAGCTCGGTCAGCACTGTTCGATGACCGAACGCCGCGCCGATGAGGCCACCCGGGAAGTTGCCGACTGGCTGAAGTGCGACTTTATGCTGGATCAGGTAGGCCAGGTATTTAATGGCGTCATCTCAAGCGTGACGGGCTTTGGTTTCTTTGTTCGTCTCAATGAGCTGTTCATCGACGGTCTGGTGCACGTATCGTCGCTGGATAACGACTACTATCGCTTTGACCAGGTCGGGCAGCGCCTGATTGGTGAGTCAGGTGGTAATACCTATCGCCTGGGCGACAAAGTTGAAGTGAAAGTCGAAGCGGTCAATATGGACGAGCGTAAAATAGACTTCTCGCTTATCTCCAGCGAACGCGGCCCGCGTAATGTAGGTAAAACGGCGCGCGAACGGTCTAAAAAAGGCAGCAGTGAAACCGGCAAAAAACGCCGCCAGGCGGGCAAGCGGGTTAACTTCGAGCCGGATAGCGCGTTCCGTACCCCTAAAGATGGCGAGGCCGGAGCGAAAAAGGGCGGTGCTAAAAAGTCACCAACTCGTTCCCGGAGAAGCTCTTCGGGCACTAGAGCCAAACGTTCCAAAAAAGAAACCGGGTAA
- the yjfP gene encoding esterase, translating to MIEIVNERLAGIEVLVSTPRNTSEKSLPTVLFYHGFTSSRLVYSYVAVALAQAGLRCVMPDLPDHGARFDGDENRRMGCFWSILAQAIDEFPQLQSAITERGWCSPERLAVGGASLGGMTALGILARYPSVPLGGSLMGSASYAGRITSLFPPAQDWHGDNAIQRLLDQSLMVQPHKLAGRPLLLWHGLADDVVPAEDSLNLAQTLHESGQGTQLNLVTEPGVRHRITPQALSSACDFFAAGLTMRP from the coding sequence ATGATCGAAATTGTGAATGAACGGCTGGCGGGCATTGAGGTTTTGGTCTCAACTCCGCGCAATACCTCTGAAAAAAGCCTGCCTACGGTACTTTTTTATCACGGCTTTACCTCTTCCCGGCTGGTATACAGCTATGTGGCGGTTGCTCTGGCTCAGGCGGGGTTGCGCTGCGTTATGCCGGATTTGCCGGATCACGGCGCCCGCTTTGATGGCGATGAAAATCGACGAATGGGATGCTTCTGGTCGATTCTGGCTCAGGCAATTGATGAATTCCCGCAGCTGCAATCCGCAATAACCGAACGCGGCTGGTGCTCTCCGGAGCGTCTGGCGGTGGGAGGCGCATCCCTTGGTGGTATGACGGCACTCGGCATTCTGGCCCGTTATCCCAGCGTGCCTCTGGGGGGTAGCCTGATGGGTAGCGCCAGCTATGCCGGGCGCATTACTAGCTTGTTTCCACCGGCTCAGGACTGGCATGGCGATAATGCCATACAGCGCCTTCTCGACCAGTCTTTGATGGTACAGCCGCACAAACTAGCAGGGCGACCGCTGCTGCTGTGGCACGGCCTGGCAGACGACGTAGTACCAGCGGAGGACTCTTTAAATCTGGCTCAAACCCTGCACGAAAGCGGGCAGGGCACGCAGCTTAACCTGGTGACCGAGCCGGGCGTGCGCCATCGGATAACGCCACAGGCTCTGAGTTCGGCCTGTGACTTCTTTGCCGCAGGCCTGACTATGCGCCCGTAA
- a CDS encoding membrane protein: MNTTIWLALALVLVFEGLGPMLYPNLWRRMVVALTQLPETMLRRFGGGLVVAGIVIYYMLRKTIN, encoded by the coding sequence ATGAATACAACTATTTGGCTGGCGCTGGCACTGGTTTTAGTTTTTGAAGGGCTGGGTCCAATGCTCTACCCCAATCTCTGGCGGCGTATGGTTGTCGCATTAACCCAGCTACCGGAAACAATGTTACGCCGCTTTGGCGGAGGTCTTGTGGTTGCAGGTATCGTTATCTACTACATGTTGAGGAAAACGATTAACTGA
- a CDS encoding biofilm stress and motility protein A: MMMKWQASWFIALLLTGCSVIQGTPRPAPPPGPVPQEIRRDQTSGLIKAGHITVIERGSPQDAERAILARATAAGVNYYQILFIEQTLYSGQWHAEAILYRQADR, encoded by the coding sequence ATGATGATGAAATGGCAGGCCTCCTGGTTTATTGCGCTGCTACTGACTGGATGCAGCGTAATTCAGGGAACACCACGCCCGGCGCCGCCTCCAGGCCCGGTGCCGCAGGAGATCCGGCGCGACCAGACCTCCGGGCTGATTAAGGCAGGCCATATTACCGTTATTGAGCGCGGCTCACCCCAGGATGCCGAGCGGGCAATCCTGGCCAGGGCCACCGCAGCCGGAGTGAATTATTACCAGATTCTGTTTATTGAACAGACACTGTACTCCGGACAATGGCACGCCGAAGCCATTCTTTATCGTCAAGCCGACAGGTAA
- the rlmB gene encoding 23S rRNA (guanosine-2'-O-)-methyltransferase RlmB, producing MSEMIYGIHAVQALLERAPERFQEVFILKGREDKRLQPVIHALEAQGVIIQVASRQWLDDKSEGAVHQGIIARVKPGRQYQENDLPDLLAAHEQPFLLILDGVTDPHNLGACLRSADAAGVHAVIVPRDRSAQLNATAKKVACGAAESVPLIRVTNLARTMRLLQEENVWIVGTAGEADHNLYQSKLAGPLALVMGAEGEGMRRLTREHCDELISIPMAGSVSSLNVSVATGICLFEAVRQRMK from the coding sequence ATGAGTGAAATGATTTACGGCATCCATGCGGTGCAGGCCCTGTTGGAACGCGCCCCAGAGCGCTTTCAGGAAGTGTTCATTTTAAAAGGCCGCGAAGATAAGCGCCTGCAGCCGGTCATCCATGCGCTGGAGGCCCAGGGCGTGATTATTCAGGTCGCCAGCCGCCAGTGGCTGGATGATAAATCTGAAGGTGCGGTTCACCAGGGCATTATTGCCAGGGTAAAACCGGGACGTCAGTATCAGGAAAACGATCTGCCGGATCTGCTGGCTGCGCACGAGCAACCGTTTCTGCTGATTTTGGATGGTGTTACCGACCCACATAACCTGGGGGCCTGCCTGCGTAGCGCTGATGCCGCTGGCGTGCATGCGGTTATCGTTCCGCGCGATCGCTCAGCCCAACTTAACGCCACGGCGAAGAAAGTTGCCTGCGGCGCTGCCGAAAGCGTACCGCTAATTCGGGTAACCAATCTGGCGCGCACCATGCGCCTGTTGCAAGAAGAAAACGTCTGGATCGTCGGTACTGCCGGTGAAGCTGACCACAACCTTTACCAAAGTAAACTGGCCGGACCGCTGGCGTTGGTTATGGGGGCCGAAGGTGAAGGAATGCGTCGTCTGACCCGCGAACATTGCGATGAACTTATCAGCATTCCAATGGCGGGCAGCGTCTCTTCGCTGAACGTTTCGGTTGCTACCGGCATCTGCCTGTTTGAGGCCGTGCGCCAGCGCATGAAGTAA
- the hflC gene encoding protein HflC: MRKSVIAIIIIVLVVLYSSIFVVKEGERGITLRFGKVLRDDENKPLVYAPGLHFKIPVIESVKMLDARIQTMDNQADRFVTKEKKDLIVDSYIKWRISDFSRYYLATGGGDISQAEVLLKRKFSDRLRSEIGRLDVKDIVTDSRGRLTLDVREALNSGSAGGDDEVQTQAADDAIASAAARITEETNGKVPVINPNSMAALGIEVVDVRIKQINLPTEVSEAIYNRMRAEREAVARRHRSQGQEEAEKLRAGADYEVTRTLAEAERQARITRGEGDAEAAKLFADAFSQDPDFYAFIRSLRAYENSFKSNQDVMVLSPENDFFRYMKTPQHSSR, translated from the coding sequence ATGCGTAAGTCAGTAATTGCTATCATTATCATCGTGCTGGTGGTGCTCTACTCTTCCATCTTTGTTGTAAAAGAGGGCGAGCGCGGTATCACGCTGCGGTTTGGTAAGGTTCTGCGTGATGATGAGAATAAACCTCTGGTATATGCCCCAGGCCTGCATTTTAAAATACCGGTTATCGAGTCGGTAAAAATGCTGGATGCGCGTATCCAGACTATGGATAACCAGGCCGATCGCTTCGTCACCAAAGAGAAGAAAGACCTGATTGTCGATTCCTATATTAAATGGCGTATCAGCGACTTTAGCCGTTACTACCTGGCAACCGGTGGTGGCGATATCTCCCAGGCTGAGGTACTGCTGAAACGTAAATTTAGCGACCGTTTGCGTTCTGAAATTGGCCGTCTGGATGTTAAAGACATCGTTACTGACTCCCGCGGTCGTTTGACGCTGGATGTTCGTGAAGCGCTGAACTCAGGTTCTGCGGGCGGCGATGATGAAGTTCAGACCCAGGCTGCGGATGACGCTATCGCTTCCGCGGCGGCGCGCATTACCGAAGAGACTAACGGCAAAGTTCCGGTGATTAACCCGAATAGTATGGCCGCTCTGGGTATTGAAGTGGTTGACGTACGGATTAAGCAGATCAACCTGCCGACCGAAGTGTCCGAGGCTATTTACAACCGTATGCGCGCTGAGCGTGAAGCGGTTGCCCGTCGCCATCGTTCACAGGGTCAGGAAGAAGCTGAAAAACTGCGTGCTGGTGCCGACTATGAAGTCACTCGTACTTTGGCAGAAGCTGAGCGTCAGGCGCGTATTACTCGCGGTGAAGGCGATGCTGAGGCAGCGAAACTGTTTGCCGATGCCTTCAGCCAGGATCCGGACTTCTACGCTTTTATTCGTAGCCTGCGTGCTTACGAAAACAGCTTCAAGTCTAACCAGGATGTGATGGTTTTAAGCCCAGAGAACGATTTCTTCCGCTATATGAAGACGCCGCAGCATAGTTCACGCTAA
- the purA gene encoding adenylosuccinate synthetase: MGNNVVVLGTQWGDEGKGKIVDLLTERAKYVVRYQGGHNAGHTLVINGEKTVLHLIPSGILRDNVTSIIGNGVVLSPAALMKEMKGLEERGIPVRERLLLSEACPLILDYHVALDNAREKARGAKAIGTTGRGIGPAYEDKVARRGLRVGDLFDKATFADKLKEVMEYHNFQLVNFYKAEAVDYQKVLDDVMAIADILTAMVVDVSDLLDQARKRGDFIMFEGAQGTLLDIDHGTYPYVTSSNTTAGGVATGSGLGPRYVDYVLGILKAYSTRVGAGPFPTELFDETGEFLCKQGNEFGATTGRRRRTGWLDTVAVRRAVQINSLSGFCLTKLDVLDGLKEVKLCVAYRLPDGREVTTTPLAADDWEGIEPIYETMPGWSESTFGVKERSGLPQAALNYIKRIEEVTGIPVDIISTGPDRTETMILRDPFDA; this comes from the coding sequence ATGGGTAACAACGTCGTCGTACTGGGCACCCAATGGGGTGACGAAGGCAAAGGGAAGATCGTCGATCTTCTGACTGAACGGGCTAAATATGTTGTGCGCTACCAGGGCGGACACAATGCTGGCCACACTCTCGTAATTAACGGTGAAAAAACCGTCCTGCACCTTATTCCATCAGGCATTCTCCGCGATAACGTTACCAGCATCATCGGTAATGGCGTAGTGCTGTCTCCAGCCGCGCTGATGAAAGAGATGAAAGGTCTGGAAGAACGCGGTATTCCTGTACGCGAGCGTCTGCTGCTCTCTGAAGCTTGCCCGCTTATCCTCGATTATCACGTAGCTCTGGACAATGCGCGTGAAAAAGCGCGTGGCGCCAAAGCAATCGGTACTACCGGTCGCGGTATTGGCCCGGCTTACGAAGATAAAGTTGCCCGTCGCGGCCTGCGCGTTGGCGACCTGTTTGATAAAGCCACCTTTGCAGACAAGCTGAAAGAAGTCATGGAATACCATAACTTCCAGCTGGTGAATTTCTATAAAGCCGAAGCCGTTGACTACCAGAAGGTCCTGGATGACGTGATGGCTATCGCAGATATTCTGACTGCGATGGTAGTTGATGTTTCCGACCTGCTCGATCAGGCGCGTAAGCGTGGCGACTTCATCATGTTTGAAGGTGCGCAGGGCACTCTGCTGGACATCGACCACGGTACCTATCCGTATGTAACCTCCTCCAACACCACCGCAGGCGGCGTTGCGACAGGTTCAGGCCTTGGCCCACGCTATGTGGATTACGTACTGGGTATCCTGAAGGCATACTCCACCCGCGTAGGTGCTGGTCCGTTCCCAACCGAGCTGTTTGATGAGACCGGTGAGTTCCTGTGCAAACAGGGTAATGAATTCGGCGCTACCACTGGCCGCCGCCGCCGTACCGGCTGGCTGGATACCGTTGCGGTACGCCGTGCGGTACAAATCAACTCCCTGTCCGGTTTCTGCCTGACTAAACTCGACGTGCTGGATGGCCTGAAAGAGGTCAAACTGTGCGTGGCTTACCGTCTGCCGGATGGTCGCGAAGTGACAACGACTCCGCTGGCTGCCGACGACTGGGAAGGCATCGAACCAATTTATGAAACCATGCCAGGCTGGAGCGAATCCACCTTTGGCGTGAAAGAGCGTAGCGGTCTGCCGCAGGCAGCACTGAACTACATTAAACGTATTGAAGAAGTAACCGGCATTCCTGTAGATATCATCTCTACCGGTCCGGATCGTACTGAAACTATGATTCTGCGCGACCCGTTTGACGCATAA
- the nsrR gene encoding HTH-type transcriptional repressor NsrR — MQLTSFTDYGLRALIYMASLPEGQMTSISEVTEVYGVSRNHMVKIINQLSRAGYVTAVRGKNGGIRLGRPAPSIRVGDVVRDLEPLSLVNCSSEFCHITPACRLKQVLSGGVARFLEELDKYTLADLVVDNQPLYQLLKVE; from the coding sequence GTGCAGTTAACGAGTTTTACGGATTATGGATTACGGGCGCTGATTTATATGGCCTCGCTGCCAGAAGGCCAGATGACCAGTATTTCCGAGGTTACTGAGGTCTATGGTGTTTCCCGTAACCATATGGTGAAAATTATCAATCAGCTGAGCCGGGCCGGTTATGTCACCGCGGTGCGCGGAAAAAATGGCGGTATTCGCCTGGGCAGACCAGCACCCAGCATTCGTGTGGGCGACGTGGTGCGCGATCTCGAACCGCTTTCGCTGGTTAACTGCAGCAGTGAGTTTTGCCACATCACCCCGGCCTGTCGGCTAAAGCAAGTGCTTTCCGGCGGCGTGGCGCGCTTTCTTGAAGAGCTGGACAAATATACGCTCGCCGATTTAGTGGTGGATAACCAACCACTTTACCAATTACTTAAGGTGGAATAG
- a CDS encoding DNA alkylation response protein, with product MNWQTHTVFNQPRPLANSNLFLSDCALSEALTREGAGWDSEVLASIGAQLGSAESLELGRLANVNPPELLRYAPDGERLDDVRFHPAWHLLMQGLCANRVHNLPWQEQARAGSFVARAARFVLHAQVEAGTLCPVTMTFAATPLLLEALPAPFAAWRDILLSESYDPHLVPGSQKRGLLIGMGMTEKQGGSDVLSNTTRAEPLAARGSGEAYRLVGHKWFFSVPQSDAHLVLAQAQGGLSCFFLPRFLPDGSRNALRLERLKDKLGNRSNASSEVEFLDATAWLIGEEGDGVRQILKMGGLTRFDCALGSHGLMRRAFSVALYHAHQRQVFGRNLIDQPLMRQVLGRMALQLEGQTAFLFRLARAWEMRASAAERAWSRLFTPAAKYSICKSGMPLVAEAMEVLGGIGYCEESELPRIYREMPVNSIWEGSGNVMCLDVLRVLAKVPEALDELSRACDEVKGHNRHFDTAWRQLKRQLRKPDERQARWLTHQLAQIATGTQVLQYLTPPLAEAWCRMTLDARGYSVLNDGIINTLLLRATGQDRGQVWA from the coding sequence ATGAACTGGCAGACCCATACCGTATTTAATCAACCCCGTCCTCTGGCAAACAGCAATCTGTTTCTCTCCGACTGCGCGCTCAGCGAGGCATTAACCCGCGAAGGTGCAGGATGGGATAGCGAGGTACTGGCCAGTATTGGCGCCCAGTTGGGGAGTGCCGAATCTCTGGAGCTGGGGCGGCTGGCGAACGTTAACCCCCCCGAATTGCTGCGCTATGCGCCGGATGGCGAGCGCCTGGATGATGTGCGCTTTCATCCGGCATGGCATCTGCTTATGCAGGGTCTGTGTGCTAACCGGGTACATAATCTTCCCTGGCAGGAGCAGGCCAGAGCCGGGAGCTTTGTCGCCCGCGCCGCGCGCTTTGTACTTCACGCACAGGTGGAGGCGGGAACTCTGTGCCCAGTCACCATGACCTTTGCCGCCACGCCATTGCTGCTTGAGGCGCTGCCTGCGCCATTCGCGGCCTGGCGAGATATTTTACTGTCGGAAAGCTATGACCCGCACCTGGTCCCAGGAAGTCAGAAGCGTGGTTTGCTCATTGGCATGGGAATGACTGAAAAGCAGGGCGGTTCCGACGTATTAAGCAATACCACTCGCGCAGAGCCGTTAGCCGCGCGCGGCAGCGGCGAGGCCTACCGGCTGGTGGGCCATAAGTGGTTTTTCTCCGTGCCCCAGAGTGATGCACATCTGGTACTAGCTCAGGCTCAGGGTGGTCTTTCCTGCTTCTTTCTGCCGCGCTTTCTGCCGGATGGCAGTCGAAATGCCCTGCGGCTGGAGCGATTGAAAGACAAACTCGGCAATCGCTCCAATGCCAGCAGCGAAGTCGAGTTCCTTGATGCCACGGCCTGGCTGATTGGCGAGGAGGGGGACGGCGTTCGTCAAATCCTGAAAATGGGCGGTTTAACCCGCTTCGACTGCGCGCTAGGCAGTCATGGGCTAATGAGGCGGGCATTTTCGGTTGCTCTTTATCACGCCCATCAGCGTCAGGTATTTGGTCGCAACTTGATCGATCAGCCTTTAATGCGTCAGGTCCTGGGCCGTATGGCGTTACAGCTTGAAGGACAGACCGCATTTCTGTTTCGGCTGGCCAGAGCATGGGAAATGCGCGCTTCAGCGGCTGAGCGAGCCTGGAGCCGGTTGTTTACTCCGGCGGCTAAATACAGCATTTGTAAATCGGGTATGCCGCTGGTTGCTGAGGCGATGGAGGTGCTCGGTGGTATTGGATATTGCGAAGAGAGCGAGCTGCCGCGCATTTACCGGGAAATGCCGGTTAATAGTATCTGGGAAGGCTCTGGTAACGTCATGTGCCTGGATGTGCTGCGGGTGCTGGCTAAGGTCCCGGAGGCTTTAGATGAGCTGAGCCGCGCCTGTGATGAGGTAAAAGGGCATAACCGCCATTTCGATACCGCGTGGCGTCAGCTTAAACGCCAATTACGCAAGCCAGATGAGCGCCAGGCGCGCTGGCTGACTCACCAGCTTGCCCAGATAGCAACCGGAACTCAGGTATTACAATATCTCACGCCGCCGCTGGCGGAAGCCTGGTGCCGGATGACGCTCGATGCGCGGGGCTATAGCGTGCTGAACGATGGCATAATCAATACGTTGCTGCTAAGGGCAACGGGGCAGGACCGCGGTCAGGTCTGGGCCTGA